One genomic window of Halolamina sediminis includes the following:
- the sufD gene encoding Fe-S cluster assembly protein SufD — protein MSATLKQGLTADTVRELSEARDEPEWLLERRLDALDALDDLDLPDVIQTPGRRWTNLTDLQFDSLVDPLNQADETERVTAEGVEVLDFETALDEHEDLIREEFGATLDPQSNYLTALSAALFTTGTLIYVPEGVDAEDVKIRTEMRSDSLFSHTLVVTEESASVTILEAIGDEGPTADDEGRYFSNLVEIAAGPNSNVQFGSLQNLSEDAYCYTLKHGIAGDDATVNWIEGNFGTQITRSDVETELNGEGSESQIVGSFFGHEDQHFDVNARVWHNAEHTTADLVTRGVLDDTARSVYEGVQDVGRDAWDTSSYQRENTLMLSDDSEADASPKLIIKNHDTEASHSATVGQVDQQDMFYMTSRGISPEQARNMLVEGFFVPVLEEIAVEEFRDDVQELVQERLA, from the coding sequence ATGAGCGCGACGCTCAAACAGGGTCTCACCGCGGACACCGTCCGCGAACTCTCCGAGGCCCGCGACGAACCCGAGTGGCTGCTCGAACGCCGCCTCGACGCGCTCGACGCGCTCGACGACCTCGACCTGCCGGACGTGATCCAGACGCCCGGCCGTCGGTGGACGAACCTCACCGACCTCCAGTTCGACAGTCTGGTCGATCCGCTGAACCAGGCCGACGAGACCGAGCGTGTCACCGCCGAGGGCGTCGAAGTGCTCGACTTCGAGACCGCCCTCGACGAGCACGAGGACCTCATCCGCGAGGAGTTCGGCGCGACGCTCGACCCCCAGAGCAACTACCTCACCGCGCTGTCGGCCGCCCTGTTCACGACGGGTACGCTGATCTACGTCCCCGAGGGCGTCGACGCCGAGGACGTGAAGATCCGAACCGAGATGCGCTCGGACTCCCTGTTCAGCCACACGCTCGTGGTGACCGAGGAGAGCGCGTCCGTGACCATCCTCGAAGCCATCGGTGACGAGGGGCCGACGGCCGACGACGAGGGTCGCTACTTCAGCAACCTCGTCGAGATCGCCGCGGGCCCGAACTCGAACGTCCAGTTCGGCTCGCTGCAGAACCTCTCGGAGGACGCCTACTGCTATACGCTCAAACACGGAATCGCCGGCGACGACGCCACGGTCAACTGGATCGAGGGCAACTTCGGCACCCAGATCACGCGATCCGACGTCGAGACGGAACTCAACGGCGAAGGCAGCGAGTCCCAGATCGTGGGCTCGTTCTTCGGCCACGAGGACCAGCACTTCGACGTCAACGCGCGTGTCTGGCACAACGCCGAGCACACCACCGCCGACCTCGTGACGCGGGGCGTGCTCGACGACACGGCGCGCTCGGTGTACGAGGGCGTGCAGGACGTCGGCCGCGACGCCTGGGACACCTCCTCCTACCAGCGTGAGAACACCCTGATGCTCTCAGACGACAGCGAGGCCGACGCCTCGCCGAAGCTGATCATTAAGAACCACGACACCGAAGCGAGCCACTCCGCGACGGTCGGACAGGTCGACCAGCAGGACATGTTCTACATGACCTCCCGCGGGATCAGCCCGGAGCAGGCCCGGAACATGCTCGTCGAGGGCTTCTTCGTGCCCGTCCTCGAGGAGATCGCCGTCGAGGAGTTCCGCGACGACGTGCAGGAGCTTGTCCAGGAACGCCTCGCGTAA
- a CDS encoding MFS transporter yields the protein MSSRDRTALALVVWAVMLSQTLLYPGVDRLVAAMGLGSGNYLDAGTWFLAAEFAAFALAAGVWGAASDTVGRRIPFVATGAVLGAVGYGVLGLLGPTEPAMWLVLVVRFLQGAATVGAFSLAMSMLADLGEGNGRNMGAAGIAIGLGTALGAPLGGQLYSIGPFVPLWAGAGLLTLVGAATLVVSDHAPEGDDEGIREALGALRRTPSLVVPFAFGFADRMTAGFFALVGTVYFRTAFELSPAETGITLALFFAPFGLLQYPFGRLSDRFGRTAPIVAGSAFYGIVVLGIGAAEGAFPARSDALLAVQFGMVAVGVLGALMAPATMALVVDLAPTGERGVALGGFNIAGSLGFLAGVVGGGLIADDVGYPAAFAFAGGAEILLALVAIPAFLKLQISREKMFS from the coding sequence GTGTCCTCCCGCGACCGGACAGCGCTCGCCCTCGTCGTCTGGGCGGTGATGCTCTCCCAGACGCTGCTGTACCCGGGAGTGGACCGGCTCGTCGCCGCGATGGGGCTGGGCAGCGGGAACTACCTCGACGCGGGCACGTGGTTCCTCGCCGCGGAGTTCGCCGCGTTCGCGCTCGCCGCCGGCGTCTGGGGGGCCGCGAGCGACACCGTGGGACGACGGATCCCCTTCGTCGCCACCGGCGCGGTGCTGGGTGCAGTGGGATACGGCGTGCTCGGGCTGCTCGGACCCACGGAGCCGGCGATGTGGCTCGTGCTCGTCGTGCGGTTCCTGCAGGGCGCCGCCACCGTCGGCGCGTTCTCGCTGGCGATGTCGATGCTCGCCGATCTCGGCGAGGGGAACGGCCGGAACATGGGTGCCGCCGGAATCGCGATCGGCCTCGGGACCGCGCTCGGCGCGCCGTTGGGCGGGCAGCTCTACTCGATCGGCCCGTTCGTCCCGCTCTGGGCGGGTGCCGGGCTGTTGACACTCGTCGGCGCGGCGACGCTGGTGGTCTCCGACCACGCACCCGAGGGCGACGACGAGGGGATCCGCGAGGCGCTGGGTGCGCTCCGTCGCACGCCGTCGCTCGTCGTGCCGTTCGCGTTCGGCTTCGCCGACCGCATGACGGCTGGCTTTTTCGCGCTGGTCGGCACCGTCTACTTCCGGACGGCGTTCGAGCTCTCGCCCGCCGAGACCGGGATCACGCTCGCACTGTTTTTCGCCCCGTTCGGCCTGCTCCAGTACCCCTTCGGCCGGCTCTCGGACCGCTTCGGCCGCACCGCCCCGATCGTCGCCGGCTCGGCGTTCTACGGGATCGTCGTGCTGGGTATCGGCGCCGCGGAGGGGGCGTTCCCGGCGCGCAGTGACGCGCTGCTGGCGGTCCAGTTCGGGATGGTCGCGGTCGGCGTGCTCGGCGCGCTGATGGCGCCGGCGACGATGGCGCTGGTCGTCGACCTCGCGCCCACGGGCGAGCGTGGCGTCGCGCTCGGGGGGTTCAACATCGCCGGGAGCCTCGGCTTCCTCGCGGGCGTCGTCGGCGGCGGGCTGATCGCCGATGACGTCGGCTACCCCGCCGCGTTCGCGTTCGCCGGCGGCGCGGAGATCCTGCTCGCGCTGGTCGCGATCCCGGCGTTTCTCAAACTGCAGATCAGCCGGGAGAAGATGTTCAGTTAG